In Camelina sativa cultivar DH55 chromosome 16, Cs, whole genome shotgun sequence, a single window of DNA contains:
- the LOC104749326 gene encoding ABC transporter C family member 9 isoform X2 yields the protein MFKLFSSAETCFHLMRTQWLQQNSLCLKERISMAMPVAFLAFYVTHLALKWFGVVRNRGYNDVEEDLKKQSITVKQSFSYNISLICSVSIFGTHCFILLLLFRDSVVSWCDSSVSVFSAEVSQAFSWLIVSVVVVKIREKRLVKFPWMLRSWWLCSFILSFAFDAHFITSKHKPLGFQDYADLTGLLASLFLLAVSIRGQTGFRLLEANGITEPLLLGGETEQDKKDSSSSSSSTSPYGNATLFQRVTFSWINPLFSLGYKRPLGKEDVPDIDVKDSARFCSHAFDQKLKTTKEEEGPGNAFFYKSVLRYVWRKAAINAVFAVVNASTAYIGPYLINDFVVFLSEKQSQSLNHGYLLALGFLSAKIVETVTQRQWIFGARQLGMRLRAALISHIYQKGLLLSSQSRQSHTSGEIINYMSVDVQRITDFIWYVNTIWMLPIQILSAIYILQKHLGLGALAALVTTFMVMACNYPLTKLQRNYQSDIMNAKDDRMKATSEILKNMKILKLQAWDNQFLNKVKTLRKKEYDCLWKSLRLQAFTTFILWGAPSLISVVTFVTCMLLGVKLTAGAVLSALATFQMLQSPIFGLPDLLSALVQCKVSADRIASYLQQSETQKDAVEYSSNDHAELSIEIENGAFSWEPEPSRPTLDEIELKVKRGMKVAVCGAVGSGKSSLLSSILGEIQKLKGTVRVSGKQAYVPQSPWILSGTIRDNILFGSIYESEKYERTVKACALIKDFELFSNGDLTEIGERGINMSGGQKQRIQIARAVYQNADIYLLDDPFSAVDAHTGRQLFEDCLMGILKEKTVLYVTHQVEFLPAADLILVMQNGRVMQAGKFEELLKQNIGFEVLVGAHNVALDSILSIEKSSRNFKDKSKDDIASISESLQTQCDSEHNISTENKKKEAKLVQDEEIEKGVIGKEVYMAYLTTVKGGLLVPLIILAQSCFQMLQIASNYWMAWTAPPTAESTPKLRMDRILLVYALLAAGSSLCVLARTILVAIGGLLTAETFFSRMLCSIFRAPMSFFDSTPTGRILNRASTDQSVLDLEMAVRLGWCAFSIIQIVGTIFVMSQVAWQVCVIFLPVAIACVFYQRYYTPTARELSRMSGVERAPILHHFAESLAGATTIRAFDQRERFISSNLILIDSHSRPWFHVASAMEWLSFRLNLLSHFVFAFSLVLLVTLPEGVINPSIAGLGVTYGLSLNVLQATVIWNICNAENKMISVERILQYSKIPSEAPLVIDDHRPLDNWPNVGSIVFRDLQVRYAEHFPAVLKNITCEFPGGKKIGVVGRTGSGKSTLIQALFRIVEPSQGTIVIDNVDITKIGLHDLRSRLGIIPQDPALFDGTIRLNLDPLAQYTDREIWEALDKCQLGEIIRAKDKKLDATVVENGENWSVGQRQLVCLGRVLLKKSNILVLDEATASVDSATDGVIQKIISQEFKDRTVVTIAHRIHTVIESDLVLVLSDGRIAEFDSPAKLLQREDSFFSKLIKEYSLSSNHFTGSNDLLS from the exons ATGTTCAAGCTCTTTAGTTCCGCAG AAACGTGTTTTCATCTCATGAGAACGCAATGGTTGCAACAAAACTCGCTTTGCTTGAAGGAACGTATAAGCATGGCTATGCCAGTGGCCTTCCTTGCTTTTTATGTTACTCATTTGGCACTGAAATGGTTTGGTGTAGTGAGAAACAGAGGATATAATGATGTAGAAGAAGACTTGAAGAAGCAGAGCATAACCGTGAAGCAGAGCTTCTCTTACAACATATCTCTTATCTGCTCTGTTTCGATCTTCGGGACTCATTGCTTTATCTTGCTTTTGCTGTTTCGAGACAGCGTGGTGTCATGGTgtgattcctctgtttctgtcttCTCCGCTGAAGTTTCGCAGGCTTTCTCGTGGttgattgtttctgttgttgtgGTGAAGATCAGAGAAAAGAGGCTTGTTAAGTTTCCTTGGATGTTAAGGTCATGGTGGCTCTGTAGTTTCATCTTATCCTTTGCCTTTGATGCTCACTTCATAACCTCGAAACACAAGCCTCTAGGGTTTCAGGATTATGCCGACTTGACTGGTCTTCTTGCATCCTTGTTCTTGCTGGCTGTTTCAATCAGAGGGCAAACCGGTTTCCGTCTTCTTGAAGCCAACGGAATCACAGAGCCACTACTACTTGGTGGCGAAACTGAGCAAGACAagaaagattcttcttcttcctcttcttctacttctccaTATGGGAACGCTACTCTCTTCCAACGCGTCACTTTCTCATGGATAAACCCTTTGTTCTCCCTCGGGTACAAGAGACCTCTCGGCAAAGAAGATGTACCAGACATAGATGTGAAAGACTCTGCTCGTTTTTGCTCTCATGCCTTTGACCAGAAACTGAAAAccaccaaagaagaagaaggacctgGAAACGCTTTCTTTTATAAGTCGGTTCTTCGATACGTCTGGAGGAAAGCCGCGATCAACGCGGTATTTGCAGTTGTAAACGCGAGCACAGCTTACATCGGACCATATCTCATCAATGACTTTGTAGTGTTTCTAAGTGAGAAACAATCCCAGAGCTTAAACCATGGTTACCTTCTTGCACTCGGGTTTCTAAGTGCCAAAATCGTCGAGACAGTTACTCAAAGGCAATGGATCTTTGGAGCTCGTCAGCTAGGAATGCGCCTTCGAGCAGCTTTGATATCGCATATATACCAAAAAGGTTTACTATTATCAAGTCAATCACGGCAAAGCCACACGAGCGGAGAGATCATCAACTACATGAGTGTAGATGTTCAGAGAATCACTGATTTCATTTGGTATGTAAACACCATATGGATGTTACCTATACAGATATTATCGGCGATATATATCTTGCAAAAACATTTGGGACTTGGAGCTTTAGCTGCATTGGTCACAACTTTCATGGTGATGGCGTGCAACTACCCCCTGACAAAGCTTCAGAGAAACTACCAATCAGATATCATGAATGCTAAAGATGATAGAATGAAAGCAACTTCAGAGATTCTTAAAAACATGAAGATTCTCAAGCTTCAAGCGTGGGATAACCAATTTCTCAACAAGGTTAAAACGTTACGAAAGAAAGAGTATGATTGTTTATGGAAGTCTTTGAGGTTACAAGCCTTCACTACTTTCATCCTTTGGGGAGCTCCTTCATTGATCTCTGTGGTGACTTTTGTTACTTGTATGTTACTGGGAGTGAAGCTAACAGCTGGAGCAGTATTGTCTGCTCTTGCAACGTTTCAAATGTTACAAAGTCCCATTTTCGGTTTACCGGATCTTCTCTCAGCGCTTGTTCAGTGCAAGGTCTCTGCAGATAGAATTGCTTCTTATCTTCAACAAAGTGAGACTCAGAAGGATGCAGTTGAGTATTCCTCAAATGATCATGCAGAGTTAAGTattgaaatagaaaatggagCTTTCAGTTGGGAACCTGAGCCAAGCAGACCGACTCTTGATGAGATAGAACTGAAAGTAAAAAGAGGAATGAAAGTGGCGGTTTGTGGAGCTGTAGGATCAGGAAAATCAAGTTTACTCTCATCAATCTTAGGGGAGATTCAGAAGCTGAAGGGAACAGTTAGAGTTAGTGGTAAACAAGCTTATGTTCCTCAATCGCCATGGATACTAAGCGGGACTATAAGAGATAACATTTTGTTTGGAAGCATTTATGAAAGCGAGAAGTATGAGAGAACTGTTAAAGCATGTGCTTTGATTAAAGACTTTGAACTTTTCTCTAATGGAGACCTGACAGAGATTGGAGAGAGAGGGATAAACATGAGTGGAGGTCAGAAGCAAAGGATACAGATTGCTCGAGCGGTTTATCAGAATGCTGATATATATCTACTGGATGATCCTTTTAGTGCTGTTGACGCTCATACAGGAAGACAACTCTTCGAA GACTGCTTAATGGGGATACTGAAAGAAAAGACTGTACTTTACGTTACCCATCAAGTCGAGTTCCTTCCAGCAGCAGATCTAATCCTG GTGATGCAAAACGGAAGAGTGATGCAAGCAGGCAAATTCGAAGAGcttctaaaacaaaacataggCTTTGAAGTTCTTGTAGGAGCTCATAACGTagcactagactcaatcctatcAATTGAAAAATCAAGCAGAAACTTCaaagataaatcaaaagatGACATAGCATCAATTTCAGAGAGTCTACAGACACAGTGTGACTCAGAGCATAACATTTCAacagagaataaaaagaaagaagcaaagctAGTGCAAGatgaagaaatagagaaaggAGTAATTGGCAAAGAAGTTTACATGGCATATTTAACAACTGTAAAAGGCGGATTGCTTGTGCCACTCATAATATTGGCTCAGTCTTGCTTTCAAATGCTACAGATCGCTAGCAATTACTGGATGGCATGGACTGCTCCTCCAACTGCTGAATCCACACCAAAGTTAAGAATGGATCGGATTTTACTTGTTTATGCACTTCTTGCTGCAGGAAGTTCACTTTGTGTTTTAGCAAGGACTATTCTAGTCGCGATAGGTGGACTTCTAACAGCAGAGACGTTCTTCTCAAGGATGCTCTGCAGCATTTTCAGAGCTCCCATGTCATTTTTCGATTCAACTCCAACAGGAAGAATCTTGAACAGG GCATCCACAGATCAAAGTGTCCTGGATTTGGAAATGGCAGTCAGACTAGGTTGGTGTGCTTTTTCGATCATTCAAATTGTTGGAACCATCTTTGTCATGTCGCAAGTGGCTTGGCAAGTTTGTGTCATCTTCCTTCCAGTAGCAATAGCCTGCGTGTTTTACCAg AGATATTACACACCAACAGCAAGAGAACTGTCACGCATGTCGGGAGTAGAAAGAGCTCCAATCCTCCACCATTTCGCTGAATCGCTTGCTGGTGCAACAACAATACGTGCTTTTGATCAACGAGAGCGCTTCATTAGCTCAAACCTTATTCTAATTGATAGCCATTCAAGGCCTTGGTTTCATGTTGCATCCGCAATGGAGTGGCTTTCTTTCCGGTTGAATTTGCTGTCTCATTTTGTCTTTGCTTTTTCCTTGGTGTTACTTGTGACTCTCCCTGAAGGTGTCATAAATCCAA GTATTGCTGGTCTTGGGGTCACATATGGCTTAAGTTTGAATGTTCTACAAGCCACAGTAATATGGAACATATGCAACGCAGAAAACAAGATGATTTCTGTAGAAAGAATTCTTCAGTACTCCAAAATTCCCAGTGAAGCACCTCTAGTAATTGATGATCACAGACCTCTTGATAACTGGCCAAATGTAGGATCAATCGTCTTCAGAGACCTACAG GTCCGCTATGCAGAACATTTCCCAGCTGTCTTGAAGAACATCACCTGTGAGTTTCCAGGAGGAAAAAAGATTGGAGTTGTAGGAAGAACAGGAAGCGGCAAATCAACTCTAATTCAGGCATTATTTAGGATTGTAGAGCCAAGTCAAGGAACCATAGTTATTGATAATGTGGATATAACCAAGATAGGTCTACATGACTTGAGATCAAGGCTTGGGATTATTCCTCAAGATCCAGCACTATTTGATGGAACAATCAGATTGAATCTAGACCCTCTAGCTCAGTACACTGATCGTGAAATATGGGAG GCTCTTGATAAATGCCAATTGGGAGAAATCATTCGTGCAAAGGATAAGAAGCTGGATGCTACAG TGGTTGAAAATGGAGAAAACTGGAGCGTAGGGCAAAGACAGTTGGTCTGTCTTGGAAGGGTGTTGTTGAAGAAAAGCAACATACTGGTGCTTGATGAAGCCACTGCTTCAGTTGATTCTGCAACAGATGGTGTGATACAAAAGATCATCAGTCAAGAGTTTAAAGATCGAACAGTGGTGACTATAGCACACAGAATCCACACAGTGATCGAGAgtgatcttgttcttgttctgagTGATG GGCGAATCGCAGAGTTCGACTCACCTGCAAAACTGCTACAGAGAGAAGATTCTTTCTTCTCCAAACTCATAAAAGAGTATTCGCTAAGTTCTAATCACTTTACAGGCTCGAATGATCTTCTCAGCTGA
- the LOC104749326 gene encoding ABC transporter C family member 9 isoform X1: protein MFKLFSSAAETCFHLMRTQWLQQNSLCLKERISMAMPVAFLAFYVTHLALKWFGVVRNRGYNDVEEDLKKQSITVKQSFSYNISLICSVSIFGTHCFILLLLFRDSVVSWCDSSVSVFSAEVSQAFSWLIVSVVVVKIREKRLVKFPWMLRSWWLCSFILSFAFDAHFITSKHKPLGFQDYADLTGLLASLFLLAVSIRGQTGFRLLEANGITEPLLLGGETEQDKKDSSSSSSSTSPYGNATLFQRVTFSWINPLFSLGYKRPLGKEDVPDIDVKDSARFCSHAFDQKLKTTKEEEGPGNAFFYKSVLRYVWRKAAINAVFAVVNASTAYIGPYLINDFVVFLSEKQSQSLNHGYLLALGFLSAKIVETVTQRQWIFGARQLGMRLRAALISHIYQKGLLLSSQSRQSHTSGEIINYMSVDVQRITDFIWYVNTIWMLPIQILSAIYILQKHLGLGALAALVTTFMVMACNYPLTKLQRNYQSDIMNAKDDRMKATSEILKNMKILKLQAWDNQFLNKVKTLRKKEYDCLWKSLRLQAFTTFILWGAPSLISVVTFVTCMLLGVKLTAGAVLSALATFQMLQSPIFGLPDLLSALVQCKVSADRIASYLQQSETQKDAVEYSSNDHAELSIEIENGAFSWEPEPSRPTLDEIELKVKRGMKVAVCGAVGSGKSSLLSSILGEIQKLKGTVRVSGKQAYVPQSPWILSGTIRDNILFGSIYESEKYERTVKACALIKDFELFSNGDLTEIGERGINMSGGQKQRIQIARAVYQNADIYLLDDPFSAVDAHTGRQLFEDCLMGILKEKTVLYVTHQVEFLPAADLILVMQNGRVMQAGKFEELLKQNIGFEVLVGAHNVALDSILSIEKSSRNFKDKSKDDIASISESLQTQCDSEHNISTENKKKEAKLVQDEEIEKGVIGKEVYMAYLTTVKGGLLVPLIILAQSCFQMLQIASNYWMAWTAPPTAESTPKLRMDRILLVYALLAAGSSLCVLARTILVAIGGLLTAETFFSRMLCSIFRAPMSFFDSTPTGRILNRASTDQSVLDLEMAVRLGWCAFSIIQIVGTIFVMSQVAWQVCVIFLPVAIACVFYQRYYTPTARELSRMSGVERAPILHHFAESLAGATTIRAFDQRERFISSNLILIDSHSRPWFHVASAMEWLSFRLNLLSHFVFAFSLVLLVTLPEGVINPSIAGLGVTYGLSLNVLQATVIWNICNAENKMISVERILQYSKIPSEAPLVIDDHRPLDNWPNVGSIVFRDLQVRYAEHFPAVLKNITCEFPGGKKIGVVGRTGSGKSTLIQALFRIVEPSQGTIVIDNVDITKIGLHDLRSRLGIIPQDPALFDGTIRLNLDPLAQYTDREIWEALDKCQLGEIIRAKDKKLDATVVENGENWSVGQRQLVCLGRVLLKKSNILVLDEATASVDSATDGVIQKIISQEFKDRTVVTIAHRIHTVIESDLVLVLSDGRIAEFDSPAKLLQREDSFFSKLIKEYSLSSNHFTGSNDLLS, encoded by the exons ATGTTCAAGCTCTTTAGTTCCGCAG CAGAAACGTGTTTTCATCTCATGAGAACGCAATGGTTGCAACAAAACTCGCTTTGCTTGAAGGAACGTATAAGCATGGCTATGCCAGTGGCCTTCCTTGCTTTTTATGTTACTCATTTGGCACTGAAATGGTTTGGTGTAGTGAGAAACAGAGGATATAATGATGTAGAAGAAGACTTGAAGAAGCAGAGCATAACCGTGAAGCAGAGCTTCTCTTACAACATATCTCTTATCTGCTCTGTTTCGATCTTCGGGACTCATTGCTTTATCTTGCTTTTGCTGTTTCGAGACAGCGTGGTGTCATGGTgtgattcctctgtttctgtcttCTCCGCTGAAGTTTCGCAGGCTTTCTCGTGGttgattgtttctgttgttgtgGTGAAGATCAGAGAAAAGAGGCTTGTTAAGTTTCCTTGGATGTTAAGGTCATGGTGGCTCTGTAGTTTCATCTTATCCTTTGCCTTTGATGCTCACTTCATAACCTCGAAACACAAGCCTCTAGGGTTTCAGGATTATGCCGACTTGACTGGTCTTCTTGCATCCTTGTTCTTGCTGGCTGTTTCAATCAGAGGGCAAACCGGTTTCCGTCTTCTTGAAGCCAACGGAATCACAGAGCCACTACTACTTGGTGGCGAAACTGAGCAAGACAagaaagattcttcttcttcctcttcttctacttctccaTATGGGAACGCTACTCTCTTCCAACGCGTCACTTTCTCATGGATAAACCCTTTGTTCTCCCTCGGGTACAAGAGACCTCTCGGCAAAGAAGATGTACCAGACATAGATGTGAAAGACTCTGCTCGTTTTTGCTCTCATGCCTTTGACCAGAAACTGAAAAccaccaaagaagaagaaggacctgGAAACGCTTTCTTTTATAAGTCGGTTCTTCGATACGTCTGGAGGAAAGCCGCGATCAACGCGGTATTTGCAGTTGTAAACGCGAGCACAGCTTACATCGGACCATATCTCATCAATGACTTTGTAGTGTTTCTAAGTGAGAAACAATCCCAGAGCTTAAACCATGGTTACCTTCTTGCACTCGGGTTTCTAAGTGCCAAAATCGTCGAGACAGTTACTCAAAGGCAATGGATCTTTGGAGCTCGTCAGCTAGGAATGCGCCTTCGAGCAGCTTTGATATCGCATATATACCAAAAAGGTTTACTATTATCAAGTCAATCACGGCAAAGCCACACGAGCGGAGAGATCATCAACTACATGAGTGTAGATGTTCAGAGAATCACTGATTTCATTTGGTATGTAAACACCATATGGATGTTACCTATACAGATATTATCGGCGATATATATCTTGCAAAAACATTTGGGACTTGGAGCTTTAGCTGCATTGGTCACAACTTTCATGGTGATGGCGTGCAACTACCCCCTGACAAAGCTTCAGAGAAACTACCAATCAGATATCATGAATGCTAAAGATGATAGAATGAAAGCAACTTCAGAGATTCTTAAAAACATGAAGATTCTCAAGCTTCAAGCGTGGGATAACCAATTTCTCAACAAGGTTAAAACGTTACGAAAGAAAGAGTATGATTGTTTATGGAAGTCTTTGAGGTTACAAGCCTTCACTACTTTCATCCTTTGGGGAGCTCCTTCATTGATCTCTGTGGTGACTTTTGTTACTTGTATGTTACTGGGAGTGAAGCTAACAGCTGGAGCAGTATTGTCTGCTCTTGCAACGTTTCAAATGTTACAAAGTCCCATTTTCGGTTTACCGGATCTTCTCTCAGCGCTTGTTCAGTGCAAGGTCTCTGCAGATAGAATTGCTTCTTATCTTCAACAAAGTGAGACTCAGAAGGATGCAGTTGAGTATTCCTCAAATGATCATGCAGAGTTAAGTattgaaatagaaaatggagCTTTCAGTTGGGAACCTGAGCCAAGCAGACCGACTCTTGATGAGATAGAACTGAAAGTAAAAAGAGGAATGAAAGTGGCGGTTTGTGGAGCTGTAGGATCAGGAAAATCAAGTTTACTCTCATCAATCTTAGGGGAGATTCAGAAGCTGAAGGGAACAGTTAGAGTTAGTGGTAAACAAGCTTATGTTCCTCAATCGCCATGGATACTAAGCGGGACTATAAGAGATAACATTTTGTTTGGAAGCATTTATGAAAGCGAGAAGTATGAGAGAACTGTTAAAGCATGTGCTTTGATTAAAGACTTTGAACTTTTCTCTAATGGAGACCTGACAGAGATTGGAGAGAGAGGGATAAACATGAGTGGAGGTCAGAAGCAAAGGATACAGATTGCTCGAGCGGTTTATCAGAATGCTGATATATATCTACTGGATGATCCTTTTAGTGCTGTTGACGCTCATACAGGAAGACAACTCTTCGAA GACTGCTTAATGGGGATACTGAAAGAAAAGACTGTACTTTACGTTACCCATCAAGTCGAGTTCCTTCCAGCAGCAGATCTAATCCTG GTGATGCAAAACGGAAGAGTGATGCAAGCAGGCAAATTCGAAGAGcttctaaaacaaaacataggCTTTGAAGTTCTTGTAGGAGCTCATAACGTagcactagactcaatcctatcAATTGAAAAATCAAGCAGAAACTTCaaagataaatcaaaagatGACATAGCATCAATTTCAGAGAGTCTACAGACACAGTGTGACTCAGAGCATAACATTTCAacagagaataaaaagaaagaagcaaagctAGTGCAAGatgaagaaatagagaaaggAGTAATTGGCAAAGAAGTTTACATGGCATATTTAACAACTGTAAAAGGCGGATTGCTTGTGCCACTCATAATATTGGCTCAGTCTTGCTTTCAAATGCTACAGATCGCTAGCAATTACTGGATGGCATGGACTGCTCCTCCAACTGCTGAATCCACACCAAAGTTAAGAATGGATCGGATTTTACTTGTTTATGCACTTCTTGCTGCAGGAAGTTCACTTTGTGTTTTAGCAAGGACTATTCTAGTCGCGATAGGTGGACTTCTAACAGCAGAGACGTTCTTCTCAAGGATGCTCTGCAGCATTTTCAGAGCTCCCATGTCATTTTTCGATTCAACTCCAACAGGAAGAATCTTGAACAGG GCATCCACAGATCAAAGTGTCCTGGATTTGGAAATGGCAGTCAGACTAGGTTGGTGTGCTTTTTCGATCATTCAAATTGTTGGAACCATCTTTGTCATGTCGCAAGTGGCTTGGCAAGTTTGTGTCATCTTCCTTCCAGTAGCAATAGCCTGCGTGTTTTACCAg AGATATTACACACCAACAGCAAGAGAACTGTCACGCATGTCGGGAGTAGAAAGAGCTCCAATCCTCCACCATTTCGCTGAATCGCTTGCTGGTGCAACAACAATACGTGCTTTTGATCAACGAGAGCGCTTCATTAGCTCAAACCTTATTCTAATTGATAGCCATTCAAGGCCTTGGTTTCATGTTGCATCCGCAATGGAGTGGCTTTCTTTCCGGTTGAATTTGCTGTCTCATTTTGTCTTTGCTTTTTCCTTGGTGTTACTTGTGACTCTCCCTGAAGGTGTCATAAATCCAA GTATTGCTGGTCTTGGGGTCACATATGGCTTAAGTTTGAATGTTCTACAAGCCACAGTAATATGGAACATATGCAACGCAGAAAACAAGATGATTTCTGTAGAAAGAATTCTTCAGTACTCCAAAATTCCCAGTGAAGCACCTCTAGTAATTGATGATCACAGACCTCTTGATAACTGGCCAAATGTAGGATCAATCGTCTTCAGAGACCTACAG GTCCGCTATGCAGAACATTTCCCAGCTGTCTTGAAGAACATCACCTGTGAGTTTCCAGGAGGAAAAAAGATTGGAGTTGTAGGAAGAACAGGAAGCGGCAAATCAACTCTAATTCAGGCATTATTTAGGATTGTAGAGCCAAGTCAAGGAACCATAGTTATTGATAATGTGGATATAACCAAGATAGGTCTACATGACTTGAGATCAAGGCTTGGGATTATTCCTCAAGATCCAGCACTATTTGATGGAACAATCAGATTGAATCTAGACCCTCTAGCTCAGTACACTGATCGTGAAATATGGGAG GCTCTTGATAAATGCCAATTGGGAGAAATCATTCGTGCAAAGGATAAGAAGCTGGATGCTACAG TGGTTGAAAATGGAGAAAACTGGAGCGTAGGGCAAAGACAGTTGGTCTGTCTTGGAAGGGTGTTGTTGAAGAAAAGCAACATACTGGTGCTTGATGAAGCCACTGCTTCAGTTGATTCTGCAACAGATGGTGTGATACAAAAGATCATCAGTCAAGAGTTTAAAGATCGAACAGTGGTGACTATAGCACACAGAATCCACACAGTGATCGAGAgtgatcttgttcttgttctgagTGATG GGCGAATCGCAGAGTTCGACTCACCTGCAAAACTGCTACAGAGAGAAGATTCTTTCTTCTCCAAACTCATAAAAGAGTATTCGCTAAGTTCTAATCACTTTACAGGCTCGAATGATCTTCTCAGCTGA
- the LOC104749325 gene encoding uncharacterized protein LOC104749325, with amino-acid sequence MATLPTLIRSMRKEQKLILPSLRRAFSLYDQINLINNVPEDQLRFQEFDETSFTVNGVRYEGSLLCVGNLLMSWSPRNLSEISTDSLSIFKTVRPIPELLIVGCGRYNHTLKPQVRQFVKSIGMKLETVDSRNAASTYNVLNEEGRIVAAALLPYGVTSIN; translated from the exons ATGGCGACGTTGCcgacattgattcgaagcatgAGGAAGgagcaaaaacttattttgccATCTCTCAGAAGAGCTTTTTCTCTATACGATCAGATCAATCTCATCAACAACGTTCCTGAGGATCAGCTCCGATTTCAGGA GTTTGATGAGACGAGTTTCACGGTGAATGGGGTTAGATACGAAGGTAGCTTGCTCTGTGTTGGGAATTTGCTTATGTCATGGAGCCCCCGTAACCTCTCTGAGATTTCAACCGATAG CTTGTCCATCTTTAAGACAGTTCGACCAATTCCAG AGCTCTTGATTGTTGGGTGTGGAAGATACAACCACACGCTGAAACCGCAAGTCCGTCAGTTTGTAAAGTCAATTGGCATGAAGCTAGAAACAGTTGATTCT AGAAATGCTGCATCAACTTACAACGTTCTGAATGAGGAAGGCAGGATTGTGGCTGCTGCTTTGCTTCCTTATGGAGTTACATC AATCAACTGA